A single genomic interval of Lepidochelys kempii isolate rLepKem1 chromosome 13, rLepKem1.hap2, whole genome shotgun sequence harbors:
- the SDCBP2 gene encoding syntenin-2 isoform X4 — MSTLYPSLEDMKVDQTLQAQANAASRALAGAAEKSEPAKATAPPVLYPNLRELGDYMGLSLSSEEVQKDLALVPASGNAGALVPSSQGVLVAPLTGNNLGLRRAEIRPGLRELHLCKDERGKTGLKLKSIDQGVFVQLVKANSPASLVGLRFGDQVLQINGKDCAGWSTDKANRALKKASPEKIVVIVRDRPFQRTVTMHKDSTGHVGFVIKKGKIVSLTKGGSAARNGLLINHYICELNGQNVIGLKDKQILDILATAGNAVTITIIPTVIYEHMVKRLSPGQIKSSMDHSLPDV; from the exons ATGTCAACTCTGTACCCGTCACTGGAGGACATGAAGGTGGATCAAACCTTGCAG GCTCAGGCGAATGCAGCtagcagggctctggctggggctgcagagaagtCAGAGCCAGCCAAGGCGACTG ccccacctgtTCTGTACCCAAACCTCAGGGAGCTTGGGGATTATATGGGGCTCTCGCTCTCCAGTGAAGAGGTCCAGAAGGACCTAGCCCTGGTCCCAGCAAGTGGCAAC GCAGGGGCGCTGGTCCCTTCCTCCCAGGGTGTGCTGGTCGCTCCACTGACGGGAAACAACCTCGGGCTGCGCAGGGCAGAGATCAGGCCGGGCCTGCGGGAGCTCCACCTCTGCAAGGACGAGCGCGGGAAGACTGGGCTCAAGCTGAAAAGCATCGACCAG GGGGTGTTTGTGCAGCTGGTTAAGGCCAACTCCCCGGCGTCCCTCGTCGGGCTGCGCTTCGGGGACCAGGTGCTGCAGATCAACGGGAAGGACTGCGCTGGCTGGAGCACGGACAAGGCCAACAGGGCCCTGAAAAAGGCCTCCCCGGAAAAAATCGTCGTGATCGTGCGAGACAG GCCCTTCCAGCGCACGGTGACGATGCACAAGGACAGCACGGGGCACGTGGGGTTTGTCATCAAGAAGGGGAAGATTGTTTCTCTCACCAAAGGCGGCTCTGCAGCCCGGAACGGCCTCCTCATCAACCACTACATCTGTGAGCTGAACGGGCAGAACGTCATCGGCCTGAAG GACAAACAAATCCTGGATATCCTGGCTACAGCTGGTAACGCTGTCACCATCACCATCATCCCCACAGTGATCTACGAGCACATGGTCAAACG
- the SDCBP2 gene encoding syntenin-2 isoform X3 translates to MSTLYPSLEDMKVDQTLQAQANAASRALAGAAEKSEPAKATAPPVLYPNLRELGDYMGLSLSSEEVQKDLALVPASGNQAGALVPSSQGVLVAPLTGNNLGLRRAEIRPGLRELHLCKDERGKTGLKLKSIDQGVFVQLVKANSPASLVGLRFGDQVLQINGKDCAGWSTDKANRALKKASPEKIVVIVRDRPFQRTVTMHKDSTGHVGFVIKKGKIVSLTKGGSAARNGLLINHYICELNGQNVIGLKDKQILDILATAGNAVTITIIPTVIYEHMVKRLSPGQIKSSMDHSLPDV, encoded by the exons ATGTCAACTCTGTACCCGTCACTGGAGGACATGAAGGTGGATCAAACCTTGCAG GCTCAGGCGAATGCAGCtagcagggctctggctggggctgcagagaagtCAGAGCCAGCCAAGGCGACTG ccccacctgtTCTGTACCCAAACCTCAGGGAGCTTGGGGATTATATGGGGCTCTCGCTCTCCAGTGAAGAGGTCCAGAAGGACCTAGCCCTGGTCCCAGCAAGTGGCAAC CAGGCAGGGGCGCTGGTCCCTTCCTCCCAGGGTGTGCTGGTCGCTCCACTGACGGGAAACAACCTCGGGCTGCGCAGGGCAGAGATCAGGCCGGGCCTGCGGGAGCTCCACCTCTGCAAGGACGAGCGCGGGAAGACTGGGCTCAAGCTGAAAAGCATCGACCAG GGGGTGTTTGTGCAGCTGGTTAAGGCCAACTCCCCGGCGTCCCTCGTCGGGCTGCGCTTCGGGGACCAGGTGCTGCAGATCAACGGGAAGGACTGCGCTGGCTGGAGCACGGACAAGGCCAACAGGGCCCTGAAAAAGGCCTCCCCGGAAAAAATCGTCGTGATCGTGCGAGACAG GCCCTTCCAGCGCACGGTGACGATGCACAAGGACAGCACGGGGCACGTGGGGTTTGTCATCAAGAAGGGGAAGATTGTTTCTCTCACCAAAGGCGGCTCTGCAGCCCGGAACGGCCTCCTCATCAACCACTACATCTGTGAGCTGAACGGGCAGAACGTCATCGGCCTGAAG GACAAACAAATCCTGGATATCCTGGCTACAGCTGGTAACGCTGTCACCATCACCATCATCCCCACAGTGATCTACGAGCACATGGTCAAACG